The segment ATCACGGCTGTAGCCATGCTCGTTGACCAGTTCACGAATGGTGTCGGCGATGAAGCGTGATTCATCGATGTCATTGAAGCCGGCATAGATACGGATGCGCTCGCCGCGCCCGCTGTCGGTCCACAGATTCTTGCCCATCCGCCCGCCGTTGTTGCTGATCAGGGCGTTGGCGGCTTCGAGGATGGCGCTGGTCGAGCGATAGTTCTGCTCCAGACGCACTACACGCGTATTGGCGAATTCGTCGGTGAAGCGTTGGATATTCTCGACCCGCGCGCCCCGCCAGCCATAGATCGACTGGTCATCATCACCCACCACCGTCATGCACTCACGATTGCCGGCCAACAGTTTCAGCCACGCATACTGCAATGTGTTGGTGTCCTGAAACTCATCGACCAGGATGTGGCCGAAGCGTTCGCGGTAGTGGTTCAGCAGGTGCGGCGTGTCACGCAACAGCTCAAGCGAGCGCAGCAGCAGCTCACCGAAGTCCACCAACCCACCACGTTCACAGGCCAGCTGGTAGAGCTCATACATCTCGACCATCTTGCCCATGTAGGCATCGCCATGGGTCTGCACCTGATGGGCACGTAGCCCCTCTTCCTTGCAGCCGGAGATGAAATACTGAACTTGCTTGGGCGGCCAGCGTTCGTCATCGACGTTGTGCTGCTTGAGCAGGCGTTTGACCATGCGTAGCTGGTCATCGCTGTCGATGATCTGGAAGTGTTCAGGCAGGCGCGCCTCCTGCCAATGCGTGCGCAGTAGACGATGACTGATGGAGTGAAAGGTGCCGACCCACATATGACGCAGACTGGCGCCGTTGAGCGCCTCAAGCCGCGTGCGCATCTCGCGGGACGCCTTGTTGGTGAAGGTCACCGACAGGATGGCGTAGGGCGACATCTGATACTGGTCCATCAACCAGGCGATGCGATGAACCAGCACACGGGTCTTGCCGGAACCGGCCCCGGCCAGCACCAGCATATTGCCAGGCGGCGCGGACACAGCCTCGCGCTGATGCGTGTTGAGATGGTCAAGAAGGGGCGATTCAGACATGCAGGGCTCACCACAGGGCAGAGGGTCGGAGATCGGAGCAGCCCGTCTATCGCCGCCCCTGTTCAGGCATCCACCTTATCACATGGCTGCGCTGTCACTCTCCCCTCTCCAGCAGCCTTCCATCGCAGTCATTGCGATCAATGAGCGTCGAAACCGTGCTCATCCAAGCGCAGTGTCGCCAAGCTCTTCTTGACGGCTTCAAGCTGCTCCTTGAGCTTGGGACCACGCGTCTTGGCAACGCCGACTGCCAATGTATCGACGATGACCAGATGTGCAATACGCGAGCTCATCGGCGTGTATATCTCGGTGTCTTCGTGCACATCAATATGCAGCGGCAGCGTGACCTCTTCTGCCAGCGGCGAGCCGCTCGGACACAGGCCAATCACCGTGGCGCCAGCATCGCGCGCCAATCTGACACTCGCGATCAGTGCCTTGGTGCGCCCTGTCTGGGAGATGGCAACGACAACATCACGCGGCCCCAGCGTCACCGCCGACATGTTCTGCATGTGCGGGTCGGTATAGGCTGCGGTAGAAATCTGCAGGCGGAAGAACTTGTGCTGGGCATCATGTGCCACCGCGCCAGAAGCGCCATAACCATAAAACTCGACACGGCTGGCAGACGCCAGTGAGTGGATCGCGCGGGCAACGGCCTCGGCATCCAGACGGTCACGTACTGACAGCAGAGTCCCGATGGTGGAGTCGAACAACGCATGGGAGAACTCCGCCACGCTGTCGGAATCGTTCATCGAGAACTGGGCAAACTGGGTGCCCGTCGCCAGACGCTGGGCCAATTGAAGCTTGAAGTCCTGGAATCCGGCAAACCCCATCGCTCGACAGAAGCGTACGACGGTCGGCTCACTGACAGATGACTCACTGGCCAGATCCACAATCCGCATGTGAATCACTTCCTCCGGATTACGGAGAACATAGCGGGCGACCTTCTGTTCTGAGCGACGGAAATTTTCCATCCGGCTTCTCAGGTCGTCGAAGATGGCATGACTCACGGCACACTCCTTGCAGACTTCATGGGCATGCCTGAGCTTACGTCATCCTTTAGGGGGTGTCGCCATCGCAGGCGGGCTGTAGTCACAATTTTGTCAAGTGCGCTATAGTAAAACGGTGTGGCGCCAGTGAAAGCCCACATCCTTTGGATACCATGGAGGTCGAATCATGCGTAGTTCAGAGCAAGTAGATACGCTCAAGAAAGAGCTTCTCGATATTTTCATGACCTTGGGTGCCGATGAACATCAGGCCCGAAAAAAACAAAGCGAAGTCCGCCACCTCCGCGCACGTCGTGGAATTGAAATGCACAACGAAATCAAGCGCCTAAGCAAGGATTTAAGCGACATCGAAGTGCTGGAAATGGATACCGCAAGCGACATCGACACCCACTGAGTTTCTGGCGGGAATGCGATTCGCTTCCCGCCGTTACTGCTCTGCCTTCCGTCTACCCTCTCTTGAGTGGACAGATCAACCATGCACTCGGCATCGGCGCCACAGCGCGGTACGCCAATCTTCTCCTGTTATTTTTCCCAATACTTGGCACTTGCCTTTCATGACACTCATTGCGCTATTGCAGTGCAACACCTGCACGATCATTCAGAATCATGCTTCTTTCTGTTGCATCACCACGCAATGAAATACCTACCTCTATCGACTGATAATAATAATCAAAAACACGCGAGGCCCGCCAAATTGGCGAGCCTCGGTGATGACACTTATCGAGAAGATATTACGACATAAATCGTTCAGTCGTCAGGCAATAACCTCTCAAAACTCTCTTCCTTTCTTACAGGCTGGAAGCGAACACTACGACCACACCAACCGGGGCGATATAGCGGGCAACAAAACTCCACAATGAAAAGGCAGAGTCGCTCATGTTGAGCTGACTGCGAACTTCATCACGGCCCATGAACCAGCCCACGAAGACAATGGTTGCCAGTCCCGTCAGCGGTAGCATCAATTTACTGGTCGCATAGTCGAGCAGGTCGAATACCGTCATGCCTTCGAACTTGCCGAACATGCCCAGCGGTGCCACGTCGCTCCACACATTGAAGGACAGGATAGTGGCAATACCTAACAGCCAGGTCGCGATACCTGCCACCCAGGCAGAGACGACACGTGACATCGGCGTCTTCTCTTCCAGCCATTCGACGATGGGCTCCAGCAGTGAGATGCCGGAGGTCCAGGCAGCGAACACCAGCAACACGAAGAACATCACGCCAAACACTTCGCCGCCCGGCATTTGACCGAAGGCCAGTGGCAGCGTCTGGAAGATCAGGCCCGGGCCAGCGGCAGCATCGAGTCCATTGGAGAACACTACCGGGAAGATGGCCAAACCTGCCAACAACGCGATCACGGTATCCAGCACTACCACAATCAATGCGGTGCGGCCGATATTGACGTCATCGGAGAGGTAAGAGCCGTACGCCATCATGATGCCCATGCCCAGTGACAGGGTGAAGAAGGCATGTCCCATCGCCGCCAGCACGCCATCCTTGTCGAGCTTGGAGAAGTCCGGCGTCAACAGCCAGGCAGCCGCTTCAGCGAAACCATCCGTGGTGGCCGCGTAGCCGACCAGCATGATCAGCATGACCGCCAGCAGTGGCATCAGAATCTTGGCAGCACGTTCAAGCCCTCCAGCAACCCCGCCCGCGACGACCAGAATGACCATCAGCATGAAGGCACTGTGCCAAGCCAAAAGAGTGGCCGGATTACTGAGTAGCCCACCAAACAGGCTACCGGCCGTGTCTGCGGTCAGGCTCTCGAAGCTGCCGGTTGCCGCATCGGCGATGAAGGCCAGCGCCCAGCCCCCGATCACGCTATAGAAGGACAGGATCAAATAGGCGCCCAGGACACCGGCCACCCCGATCAACACCCAGGCAGGGCTGCGCTTGAGGCGCGCACTGATGTTGCTCATGGTCGAGATAGGGTTCTTCTGACCCAGACGGCCCAATAGCCATTCAGACATCAAGATCGGCAGACCGATCAGCAGAATACAGACCAGATAGACGAGCACGAAAGCGCCACCGCCGCTCTCGCCGGTCATGTAGGGGAATTTCCAGATATTGCCAAGGCCAACGGAAGACCCGACAGCGGCCAGGGTAAAGGCCAGACGGGAAGACCACTGTGCGTGGGTATGCGGTTTGGATGACATGTGAATCCCTGATTCGTCGCGAGGATGCCTGTCGTTGATAGGACAGTCGGCATCTTGTTGTGCTTGTTGCATCTTGCCGCGTATTCGGACGGATCATCCGCTTGCAGACAAGATGGCGTCGCAGGATCACTGCTGTGATGCATCTACCTCCCCCCGATGGCCGGATAGGTCATGGAAGGCAGGCAAATTGATGCCGATAGGCACGCCGGAACAGACACTGTGCTCATTTCCGGTAAATATCGCCGTGGTAGCAGCGACATGTAGCTAAAGTTACTTGATTGGCCCTCTATCTGCCAGCAAGCCACCATCAGACCATCGCCTCACGGAGAAATTATATACTGGGGGTGAATCACTGCAGATAGACGTCTTGAGCGCGATAGATCAGAACAGGCTGCCCTGACATTCCCCAGGGAACTCACCTATTGCCGGCCGATCAAGGCGAGCATATACCTGGTTGGCGAGCAGACGAGCCAGCGCAGGGGCCGCTTTATTGTCAGGAGTATGTATAAACAGAAAGGGGCTTTTCCCCTGATTTATCCACAAGAAAAGCCGTTCAATCCAGGGAGAAAACAAGGCGATATTCGTTGCCTCATCATAGTGACCAATAAAACGGATGATGGGCTGATGGGCACTCGAGAACACATGTAACGGGCGGTGTGGCTTTTCAGAGCGCGCGATGGCCAGGCCAGGATGCGCGGTAGTCGGACCACTGAAGAGTGGTCGCACATCCAGCATGACGCGATCAGCGCCATGAGTTATCAACAATCGATTCAACTGCCGTTCAGCCTCACCCTTGGCGAAGAATGCCGGGGCGCGAGGCTCGACGGCCCACGCAAGTCCTTCGCCGCGTACATGCAGGAAGAATTGCTCCAGAAGCGGCAATACTTCGGCGCCCAGATCGCGTGGCAGCTGAATCATGATAGGGCCCAACTGAGCTTTCAGAGGCGCGATGCGCTCAAGAAATGCCGCAAGCTCATCCTCGATACCGACCATGCGCAACTCGTGGGTCAGACGTCCTGGCAGCTTGAAACAGAAACGAAATCCCGTAGGCGCCTGACGTGCCCAGCTGGCGACGGCCTCTACCGTCGGCTGGGCATAGAAACTGGTATTGCCCTCGACGCAATCAAACACCTGCGCGTAGTCCGCCAGATGCTCACGCGGTCCACTGGCCGGCAGCAGACTGCCTCGCCAATCATCATTGGCCCACATGGCAAGGCCAAGGTGCAACTCACCCGGGGGAGTGTCTGCTAGCGGTGCATTGGACGATGATGCTGCGCACTGAGGGTGCATCTTGAGCTGGATTCCCAATGGATATGACTCGATAACTGCTGATTACGTAGCAGATATTTCTGCTACCAAAGCGACGTAAGCACAATAATAACTGTCACTTCCTCATGCTATGGTCCGCTTCCTGCATGACGTCATCATGGCAACAGCTGAGGCTTGATGCCATGCGTAGTGCCAACAGGCGGAACATCCACCGCCTTGGCCCCCCTTCCTGCTAGCCACAAGCCAAGCCGGGAGACATCTCCATTGACTGCCCTTACCCCGGAGCCTGTCATGACAGCTTTTCAACGTCTTATTCTGCGTGCCAACAGTGGATGCTCATGGGCGGCCAATGCCATCACGCTACGTAGCCTGATCACCCTCTTCGAGGGCTGCTTGCTCGTCGCCCTTGGCGTTCGCCTGCTGCAGGCCGGAGGTCTGTTGGTCAGCGGTACCGCAGGGATATCACTGCTAGGGGCTGATCTCACATCTCTGAGCTTCGGTAGCCTGTTCTTCCTGATCAACCTGCCCTTCTACTGGCTGGCGTGGAAGCAGCTGGGATTGAACTTCACTCTACGCACGCTGGGCTGCGTGACATTGCTGTCCGTACTCTCTGATCTACTGGCCAGCAGTCTGCCACTGGGCAATGTGAGCCTACCGGTAGCCGCCATCGCCGCAGGGCTCTTGATCGGCCTCGGCGTGACACTGCTATTTCGCGAGAATGCCTCACTGGGCGGCCTGAACATTCTGTCGCTCCATCTGGAACGCCGCTACGGCATTCACGCCGGACGCACCACGTTCAGCTTTGATCTGCTGCTGATTGCGCTCGCGGCACTGGTCTACCCTTGGCCACAAGTGGTTGGCTCGACTCTGGCTTTTGCCACGCTGTCCTTCGTGCTCGGCCGTTATCACCGCCGGACACCGCAGACGACGAAAATCGTCAGTCAAACTGATACTACCCAGAACGATGCTACCCAGAGCACTGCCTCTGCCTACGACAAGGCCAACGTACAGACGGTTCTTTAACGCCGCCCACGACCTCCACCATTGCCGCCATTGTTCGAAGGCCCCTTGCCTGAGGTGTTTCGCTGAGGGGCCCCTCTGTTGGCTGCCGTCTTGCCGTTACCCGAGGCCTTGCTGCCGGAATTCCCGGGCTTGGTGCTCTTGTTGATGGAGGACTTTCCTGCACTGCCTCGATCATTCCCGCTGCCCGTGGCATTGCTGCGAGTACGTGGCTTGAGACTACTGGCCAAGGTCTCTTCGCGACCGCCGCTGCGCTTTTCACTTGTATTGTGACCCGCGCCGTCCTTGCGACTCGTCTCTCTGCTTCTCTGCTCTCTACTGCCCTGCTCTCTACTGCCCGCCTGCTTGCGACTGGCATTTCGGCTGCCGGTGCTCTTGCCCTCGGCACGCTGAGGCGCCCCGCGTCGATCAGGGTCGGTATCCTGTGCAGCGCGCTGTTGACGCGCTGCGACCGCACGCTGGGTGGGCGGCGGAGCAGCCTCGAAGCGTGAGGCTTCTTCAGTACCACTGGAGCCTTCAATCATCTGCTGGATGTCCGACATCTCGCGTTGAGTCAGATAACGCCATTGACCGATGCCAAGCCCTTCCAGACTGATGTTCATGATGCGGACGCGCTTGAGCTTGAAGACCTCATAGCCCAGCGCTTCGCACATGCGTCGAATCTGACGATTGAGCCCCTGGGTCAGCGTGATGCGAAATACATAGGTCGATATCTGCTCAATGCGACACGGCAAGGTGACGGTATCCAGAATTGGCACACCCGCCGCCATGCGCTTGAGAAAGTCAGTGTTGATGGGACGATCAACCCTGACGATGTATTCCTTCTCATGAGCATTTCCGGCGCGCAGGATCTTGTTGACGATGTCGCCGTCACTGGTCAAGAAAATCAAGCCATCAGAGGGCTTGTCCAGACGCCCAATCGGAAAGATACGCTTGGGATGACCGATATAATCGATGATATTGCCTTCAACATGACGCTCGGTCGTACAGGTGATACCCACTGGCTTGTTGAAGGCCAGGTAGACGGCTTCCTGCTTGGCTCTCAGTGGCTTGCCATTGACCAGCACCTCATCACCCGGTGACACCTTGGTGCCCATCTCGGGGACGACACCATTGATGGTTACTCGCCCATCGGCGATATAACGGTCAGCCTCGCGACGCGAGCAGAAGCCCGTTTCACTGATGAACTTGTTGAGGCGGGTAAGCGATGCGTCACGATCAGTCATGGCAAGTCACGTGCGTGCGCCGGGCGATGAACGCGCAGCGGACGGAAGGGAATAAGGAGGCAGGCACACAGGATACCAAAAACGGCAGCCCTGAGGCTGCCGTCTGGTGGACAAGGTTTGTCACCTCGCCGATTCGGAATGTACCCACTGAGGTACTGTTCCGTGAGCCTGGTCGATCGACTTACTCGACCGTGACGCTCTTGGCCAGATTACGCGGCTGATCGACGTCTGTGCCCTTGAGTATAGCCACATGATAAGACAGTAGCTGGAGCGGCAAGGTGTAGAGGATCGGGGCCAGCAGTTCGCTGACATGCGGCATGCGTAGCACCCGCACGCCGTCACTCTCTTCCAGGCTGATGTTTTCGTCGGCGAAGACAAACAGTTCACCGCCACGTGCGCGGACTTCCTGCAGGTTCGACTTGAGCTTCTCAATCAGCTCATCATTAGGCGCGACCGCCACGACTGGCATGTCAGCATCCACCAGCGCCAGCGGGCCATGCTTCAGCTCGCCCGCCGGATACGCCTCGGCGTGGATATAGGAGATTTCCTTGAGCTTGAGCGCGCCTTCCAGTGCGATCGGGAACTGGGTGCCGCGACCGAGGAACAGGGCATTGTGCTTGTCGGCAAACGCCTCGGAGAGATGTTCGATCTCGCTGTCCATGGCCAGTGCCTTGGTGAACAGGCTCGGCAGCTCGCGCAGATCACGTACGACTTCGGCTTCACCTGCGTCATCACCTCCATGTGCGCGACGCAGTGCCAGTGTCAGCAACATCAGGCCAATCAGCTGGGTGGTGAAGGCCTTGGTAGAGGCAACACCGATTTCCGGGCCGGCCATGGTCATCAGACTGAGGTCCGACTCACGCACCAGTGAGCTGCCCGGTACGTTGCAGATGGCCAAGCTACC is part of the Cobetia sp. L2A1 genome and harbors:
- a CDS encoding PA3496 family putative envelope integrity protein, which encodes MRSSEQVDTLKKELLDIFMTLGADEHQARKKQSEVRHLRARRGIEMHNEIKRLSKDLSDIEVLEMDTASDIDTH
- a CDS encoding DUF72 domain-containing protein, yielding MHPQCAASSSNAPLADTPPGELHLGLAMWANDDWRGSLLPASGPREHLADYAQVFDCVEGNTSFYAQPTVEAVASWARQAPTGFRFCFKLPGRLTHELRMVGIEDELAAFLERIAPLKAQLGPIMIQLPRDLGAEVLPLLEQFFLHVRGEGLAWAVEPRAPAFFAKGEAERQLNRLLITHGADRVMLDVRPLFSGPTTAHPGLAIARSEKPHRPLHVFSSAHQPIIRFIGHYDEATNIALFSPWIERLFLWINQGKSPFLFIHTPDNKAAPALARLLANQVYARLDRPAIGEFPGECQGSLF
- a CDS encoding YitT family protein, with amino-acid sequence MTAFQRLILRANSGCSWAANAITLRSLITLFEGCLLVALGVRLLQAGGLLVSGTAGISLLGADLTSLSFGSLFFLINLPFYWLAWKQLGLNFTLRTLGCVTLLSVLSDLLASSLPLGNVSLPVAAIAAGLLIGLGVTLLFRENASLGGLNILSLHLERRYGIHAGRTTFSFDLLLIALAALVYPWPQVVGSTLAFATLSFVLGRYHRRTPQTTKIVSQTDTTQNDATQSTASAYDKANVQTVL
- the rluF gene encoding 23S rRNA pseudouridine(2604) synthase RluF, producing the protein MTDRDASLTRLNKFISETGFCSRREADRYIADGRVTINGVVPEMGTKVSPGDEVLVNGKPLRAKQEAVYLAFNKPVGITCTTERHVEGNIIDYIGHPKRIFPIGRLDKPSDGLIFLTSDGDIVNKILRAGNAHEKEYIVRVDRPINTDFLKRMAAGVPILDTVTLPCRIEQISTYVFRITLTQGLNRQIRRMCEALGYEVFKLKRVRIMNISLEGLGIGQWRYLTQREMSDIQQMIEGSSGTEEASRFEAAPPPTQRAVAARQQRAAQDTDPDRRGAPQRAEGKSTGSRNASRKQAGSREQGSREQRSRETSRKDGAGHNTSEKRSGGREETLASSLKPRTRSNATGSGNDRGSAGKSSINKSTKPGNSGSKASGNGKTAANRGAPQRNTSGKGPSNNGGNGGGRGRR
- a CDS encoding sodium-dependent transporter, translating into MSSKPHTHAQWSSRLAFTLAAVGSSVGLGNIWKFPYMTGESGGGAFVLVYLVCILLIGLPILMSEWLLGRLGQKNPISTMSNISARLKRSPAWVLIGVAGVLGAYLILSFYSVIGGWALAFIADAATGSFESLTADTAGSLFGGLLSNPATLLAWHSAFMLMVILVVAGGVAGGLERAAKILMPLLAVMLIMLVGYAATTDGFAEAAAWLLTPDFSKLDKDGVLAAMGHAFFTLSLGMGIMMAYGSYLSDDVNIGRTALIVVVLDTVIALLAGLAIFPVVFSNGLDAAAGPGLIFQTLPLAFGQMPGGEVFGVMFFVLLVFAAWTSGISLLEPIVEWLEEKTPMSRVVSAWVAGIATWLLGIATILSFNVWSDVAPLGMFGKFEGMTVFDLLDYATSKLMLPLTGLATIVFVGWFMGRDEVRSQLNMSDSAFSLWSFVARYIAPVGVVVVFASSL
- the hexR gene encoding transcriptional regulator HexR yields the protein MSHAIFDDLRSRMENFRRSEQKVARYVLRNPEEVIHMRIVDLASESSVSEPTVVRFCRAMGFAGFQDFKLQLAQRLATGTQFAQFSMNDSDSVAEFSHALFDSTIGTLLSVRDRLDAEAVARAIHSLASASRVEFYGYGASGAVAHDAQHKFFRLQISTAAYTDPHMQNMSAVTLGPRDVVVAISQTGRTKALIASVRLARDAGATVIGLCPSGSPLAEEVTLPLHIDVHEDTEIYTPMSSRIAHLVIVDTLAVGVAKTRGPKLKEQLEAVKKSLATLRLDEHGFDAH